One Osmerus eperlanus chromosome 24, fOsmEpe2.1, whole genome shotgun sequence DNA window includes the following coding sequences:
- the LOC134011019 gene encoding protein sel-1 homolog 3 isoform X3 codes for MTHILVLKLFKYAIAAVALSLQGSSSLERTSRELPVLPPSDRLTMPHTRTPSWGAELLWRLEGARHYQCPHESATVDMLMFPLASTGENFGVVRTFVPFSNRELERERLRAVERPRATVSVWVYLLSGCLLKLCGIIHHVDSNNTYQSPLIQLSSTGNIVVQVRLARGEDKAFRSHTALPLRTWTRLDFYIQDSKVTLEVTAVSTAGEIESHTHVYDFNSSIHYNDTSGYFVIGGSMYIPGITGYFGPIKYYRIGTDKVVNPLCQTSLALDRAHRKYEVTRGFTAALLHHLTDHMFMTASCPCYFVGLWNRFGQKVCLQSWEWETQKEYRDFMRFLSSHHNNLLTGSWTRSLGRKLFEHVVTQLSAWWRSHPDTPSSLLTLLQVSSCSGHHQASLLLAALHLSGLGGAGDPLQAQVLSLMGASGDERLCLMHLGYKHSQGLDGFPRDLGVACSYYTNAGAQTVLDHGRALETEQYIIEHVHLSVQEEIDRLTHQSGDSFQFLQFNAERGDVESQKFLAKILFGRNGATKDVASALRWYKTSAMEMKDPSSMYDYSVLLLKGQGVKRNKTLGLQLMEKAAAMGCAEALNGLGWYHGEVLRNHSSAALYFQQAAHNGSANAMHNLGIYHLSGHLPGSPQRNETAAFLLFLNASAFGHVEAAVQAAWYLSTGHLPGVSKDEEKAVIMLKTVCEKNGFLGYVVQAALQAYLQGSMTEALVKYVLAAETGLGVAQNNAAYLCEGLGENYDCQWRYHNYSTLNHNPHPSGLLKMGDLFYHGGPGVVTPDVVQAISLYTRAGLAGSSQGFYNLAVVVLEGHAVPGRLQRQVNVSQQDDQEAVVVKLLLRLMRL; via the exons CTGATGTTCCCTCTGGCGAGCACGGGCGAGAATTTCGGAGTGGTGCGCACGTTTGTCCCGTTCTCCAAccgggagctggagagagagcgcCTCCGAGCCGTGGAGCGACCCAG GGCGacggtgtctgtgtgggtgtaccTGCTGAGTGGGTGTCTCTTGAAGCTGTGTGGCATCATCCATCATGTTGACAGCAACAACACGTACCAGTCCCCTCTCATCCAACTCTCCAGCACAG GGAATATAGTGGTCCAGGTCCGCTTGGCTCGGGGAGAAGACAAGGCCTTCAGGTCCCACACGGCTCTGCCTCTCAGAACCTGGACTAGACTGGACTTCTACATCCAAGACTCCAAG GTGACCTTGGAAGTAACAGCCGTGTCCACAGCAGGGGAAATAGAAAGTCACACACACGTTTATGA TTTCAACAGTAGCATACATTATAATGACACCAGCGGATACTTTGTGATTGGAGGAAGCATGTACATCCCTGGTATCACAGGCTACTTTGGACCAATAAAATACTACCGTATTGGGACTGACAAG GTGGTTAACCCTCTATGTCAGACGTCGCTGGCTCTGGACCGCGCACACAGGAAGTACGAGGTCACCAGGGGATtcactgctgctctcctccaccatctgACAGATCACATGTTCATGACGG cTTCCTGCCCCTGTTACTTTGTTGGATTGTGGAACCGGTTTGGacagaaggtgtgtttacagagcTGGGAGTGGGAGACACAGAAGGAATACAGAGACTTCATGagattcctctcctctcatcacaaCAACCTGCTTACAG GGTCCTGGACTAGGAGTCTGGGCAGGAAGCTATTTGAGCATGTAGTGACCCAGCTGTCTGCTTGGTGGCGCTCTCACCcagacaccccctcctccctgctgacTCTCCTCCAGGTGTCCTCGTGCTCAGGACACCACCAGGCCTCGCTTCTCCTGGCCGCCCTGCACCTGTCTGGGCTGGGCGGGGCAGGGGACCCCCTGCAG gCTCAGGTGTTAAGCCTGATGGGGGCATCAGGAGACGAGCGTCTGTGTCTCATGCACCTGGGCTACAAGCACAGCCAGGGCCTGGACGGGTTCCCCAGGGACCTGGGCGTAGCCTGCTCCTACTACACCAACGCCGGGGCTCAGACCGTACTGGACCACGGCAGGGCTTTGGAGACAGAG CAATACATCATCGAGCATGTGCATCTGAGCGTCCAGGAAGAGATTGACAGGCTGACCCACCAATCAGGAGACTCCTTCCAGTTTCTCCAGTTCAACGCTGAGAGGGGAGATGTAGAATCTCAG AAATTCCTGGCCAAGATTTTATTTGGACGAAACGGTGCCACAAAGGACGTAGCGAGCGCCCTGCGATGGTACAAGACGAGCGCCATGGAAATGAAGGACCCCTCGTCCATGTATGACtactctgtcctcctgctcAAG GGACAAGGAGTGAAAAGGAACAAAACTCTGGGGCTTCAACTGATGGAGAAAGCCGCTGCCATG GGCTGTGCTGAAGCGCTGAACGGGCTGGGCTGGTACCACGGGGAGGTGCTGAGGAACCACAGCTCTGCTGCTCTCTACTTCCAGCAGGCCGCACACAACGGGAGTGCCAACGCCATGCACAACCTGGGCATCTATCACCTGAGCGGGCATCTGCCAGGTAGCCCACAGAGGAACGAG ACGGCGgcgttcctcctcttcctgaacGCTTCGGCGTTCGGCCACGTGGAGGCAGCGGTCCAAGCGGCGTGGTACCTGTCCACCGGACACCTGCCCGGCGTGTCCAAGGACGAGGAGAAGGCCGTAAT CATGCTGAAGACGGTGTGTGAGAAGAACGGCTTTCTGGGATATGTAGTCCAAGCTGCGCTCCAGGCTTACCTACAGGGCTCCAT GACCGAGGCCCTGGTGAAATATGTACTCGCTGCTGAAACTGGTTTGGGCGTAGCTCAAAACAATGCTGCTTACCTGTGTGAG gggctgggggagaactATGACTGCCAGTGGAGGTACCACAACTACTCCACCCTGAACCACAACCCCCACCCATCTG gcctgcTAAAGATGGGAGATTTGTTCTACCATGGTGGGCCCGGGGTCGTGACCCCTGACGTGGTCCAGGCCATATCTCTGTACACCAGGGCCGGCTTGGCAGGCAGCTCCCag gggtTTTATAATCTGGCCGTGGTGGTGCTGGAGGGTCATGCTGTTCCAGGCCGGCTCCAGAGGCAGGTGAATGTGTCTCAGCAGGATGACCAGGAGGCTGTGGTGGTGAAGCTGCTGCTAAg GCTTATGCGTCTGTAG